AATAAACACGCCGATGCAATATGTCGGGGACAATACGCAGTTCTTAATGGATGCGCTTCAGGATGTGTTTGAAACGAACAATGCACTGCAAAAAGTACTTACACTGGCAAAAGAACACGGTCAATACCCAGAATTAATTGCGGAAGTGGAAAACCTGCTTGAAGAAGCAGATATCACTTACCTGGCAGAGGAAATTCCAGCTTCGCTGCATCAGACCCTCGAAGGGGTTAACCAGGTTTCGCGGTTGGTGAAGGCAATGAGGGAATTCTCGCAACCCGTCATCGCTGAGAAAACCATGGTAGATGTGAACAGTGCGCTCGAAAACACCCTGACCGTTACAGAAAATGAATGGGGGTTTGTTGCAGACCTTCGCAGGGATATGGCCTGCGAATTACCGCACATCCTCGGCTATCCGGCCGAACTCAACCAGGCCTTCTATCATCTCATTACCAATGCTGCGCACGCGGTAGCAGAAGCAATGGAGGAGGCGGGTGGTGAAAAAGGAGACATTACGATCAGTACCGCGACAGAAGACAACTGGTGTGTTGTTCGTATTGGCGACAATGGTACCGGCATTCCCGAAGCCATACGACCCAGGATTTTTGACCCGTTTTTTACAACAAAATCAGACGGCCTGGGTGTTGGGCAGGGGTTGTCTGTGGTGCATGCCGTTGTGGTTGAAAAACACGGCGGACGGATTTCGATCGACTCTATGGCTGGTGTTGGGACAACGGTGACGGTTCGCTTGCC
The sequence above is a segment of the Bacteroidota bacterium genome. Coding sequences within it:
- a CDS encoding ATP-binding protein, with translation INTPMQYVGDNTQFLMDALQDVFETNNALQKVLTLAKEHGQYPELIAEVENLLEEADITYLAEEIPASLHQTLEGVNQVSRLVKAMREFSQPVIAEKTMVDVNSALENTLTVTENEWGFVADLRRDMACELPHILGYPAELNQAFYHLITNAAHAVAEAMEEAGGEKGDITISTATEDNWCVVRIGDNGTGIPEAIRPRIFDPFFTTKSDGLGVGQGLSVVHAVVVEKHGGRISIDSMAGVGTTVTVRLPLVPEKQLLHTLH